A section of the Jannaschia sp. S6380 genome encodes:
- a CDS encoding DUF1244 domain-containing protein, with protein sequence MDDATRIEVEAAAFRRLRQHLIEDRPDAQNIDLMNLAGFCRNCLSRWYGEAAAERGHDMSKDEAREAFYGMSMSEWKSRHQTEADPASQAAFQESFARNVGQE encoded by the coding sequence ATGGATGATGCCACCCGGATCGAGGTCGAGGCCGCCGCCTTCCGGCGCCTCCGCCAACACCTAATCGAGGACCGGCCCGACGCGCAGAACATCGACCTGATGAACCTGGCCGGGTTCTGTCGGAATTGCCTGTCGCGATGGTACGGCGAGGCCGCGGCCGAGCGTGGACATGATATGTCCAAGGACGAGGCGCGGGAGGCATTCTACGGCATGTCGATGTCCGAATGGAAATCGCGTCACCAGACCGAGGCGGACCCGGCATCGCAAGCCGCGTTTCAGGAGAGCTTCGCCCGCAACGTCGGACAGGAGTGA
- the cobI gene encoding precorrin-2 C(20)-methyltransferase: MSGVLYGVGLGPGDPDLITRRAAHLIETATTVCYPALAGGDSLARGIAADLIPEGATEIRIDVPMTRDRAPAQAAYDDGAARIAQALEHGRDVVCLCEGDPFFYGSFMYLFSRLKDRFPVEIVPGVTSLTACAARAALPLTARNEVMSILPGPLPDDALRSHLRAADTLVLMKVGRHLPRLRALLAAEGLDGTYVERATLGAERILPLAEAPDDAPYFSMILVTKGADPWL, encoded by the coding sequence ATGAGCGGTGTCCTCTACGGCGTCGGCCTCGGCCCCGGCGATCCGGATCTGATCACCCGCCGCGCCGCGCATCTGATCGAGACGGCGACAACGGTCTGTTATCCGGCCCTCGCGGGCGGCGACAGCCTCGCCCGTGGCATCGCCGCCGACCTGATCCCCGAGGGTGCGACCGAGATCCGCATCGACGTGCCGATGACCCGCGACCGTGCGCCTGCGCAGGCCGCCTATGACGACGGCGCCGCGCGGATCGCGCAGGCCCTGGAACACGGTCGGGACGTCGTCTGCCTCTGCGAAGGTGATCCGTTCTTCTACGGCAGCTTCATGTATCTCTTCTCCCGTCTGAAGGATCGCTTTCCGGTCGAGATCGTGCCGGGCGTCACCTCGCTCACGGCCTGCGCCGCGCGCGCCGCGCTGCCCCTGACGGCGCGGAACGAGGTCATGTCGATCCTGCCCGGCCCGTTGCCCGACGACGCCCTGCGCAGCCATCTGCGTGCCGCCGACACGCTCGTACTGATGAAGGTCGGACGCCACCTGCCGCGCCTGCGCGCGCTGCTCGCCGCCGAAGGGCTGGACGGCACCTATGTCGAACGTGCGACGCTGGGTGCGGAACGCATCCTGCCCTTGGCCGAAGCGCCGGACGACGCGCCCTATTTCTCCATGATCCTCGTCACGAAAGGCGCCGATCCATGGCTCTGA
- the rpmI gene encoding 50S ribosomal protein L35, protein MPKMKTKSSAKKRFKVTATGKVLAGQAGKRHGMIKRHKKFIRDARGLTTLSAPDAKIVKGFMPYDR, encoded by the coding sequence ATGCCCAAGATGAAGACCAAGTCGAGCGCGAAGAAGCGCTTCAAGGTGACGGCGACGGGCAAGGTCCTCGCCGGCCAGGCCGGTAAGCGCCACGGCATGATCAAGCGCCACAAGAAGTTCATCCGCGATGCGCGCGGCCTGACCACCCTGTCCGCCCCTGACGCGAAGATCGTCAAGGGCTTCATGCCCTACGATCGCTAA
- the cobM gene encoding precorrin-4 C(11)-methyltransferase: MTVHFIGAGPGDPELLTLKAQRLIRSCPVCLYAGSLVPEAVVAEAPEGARVLDTAVMTLDETHAEIAAAHAAGQDVARVHSGDPSLYGAIAEQIRLLRRDGIPYDITPGVPAYAAAAAALGRELTVPEVAQSIVLTRVSMKSTSMPPRETLENFARTGATLAIHLGIRNLREIERVLRPHYGGDCPVVVAYRVGWPDEAFLQGTLADIHGRVRAAKITRTALILVGPALGEVEAFRDSALYDPSMPHVLRPRPRA; encoded by the coding sequence ATGACGGTTCATTTTATCGGTGCCGGTCCGGGTGATCCGGAACTTCTGACGCTCAAGGCGCAGCGGCTGATCCGGTCCTGTCCGGTCTGCCTCTATGCCGGATCGCTGGTGCCCGAGGCGGTGGTGGCCGAGGCCCCGGAGGGCGCGCGCGTGCTGGATACGGCGGTGATGACGCTGGACGAGACCCATGCCGAGATCGCGGCCGCCCATGCCGCGGGCCAGGATGTGGCGCGGGTTCATTCGGGCGATCCGTCGCTCTACGGTGCGATCGCCGAGCAGATCCGCCTTCTGCGCCGCGACGGCATCCCCTACGACATCACGCCGGGGGTGCCGGCCTACGCGGCCGCGGCCGCGGCACTCGGGCGCGAGCTGACGGTGCCGGAAGTGGCGCAATCCATCGTCCTGACGCGGGTCAGCATGAAATCCACCTCGATGCCGCCGCGAGAGACGCTGGAGAATTTCGCCCGCACCGGCGCGACGCTCGCGATCCATCTGGGCATTCGAAACCTGCGCGAGATCGAACGCGTGCTGCGCCCGCATTACGGCGGCGACTGTCCGGTGGTCGTGGCCTACCGGGTCGGCTGGCCGGACGAGGCGTTCCTGCAGGGGACGTTGGCCGACATTCACGGCCGGGTCCGGGCCGCCAAGATCACGCGGACCGCGCTGATCCTGGTAGGTCCCGCCCTGGGCGAGGTCGAGGCGTTCCGCGACTCGGCGCTCTACGACCCTTCGATGCCGCATGTGCTCCGCCCGCGTCCCCGCGCCTGA
- a CDS encoding SgcJ/EcaC family oxidoreductase → MIVHPEDFVPAFVAAWMARDGTALADLFVADADFVNVVGIWWEDGDAIAKAHSYALESFFARSRLVSGRVKIRVMGDVALIHARMRLSGQLAPDGTEAQARTTILSFVLHRDAECWHAVAAQNTDVVPGAETHLSTDGKLSPRDYRA, encoded by the coding sequence ATGATCGTGCATCCCGAAGATTTCGTTCCCGCCTTCGTCGCCGCCTGGATGGCCCGGGACGGGACCGCACTGGCCGACCTCTTCGTCGCCGATGCGGATTTCGTGAACGTCGTCGGGATCTGGTGGGAGGACGGTGACGCCATTGCCAAGGCCCACAGCTATGCGCTCGAGAGCTTCTTCGCGCGGTCGCGTCTGGTGTCCGGGCGGGTGAAGATCCGCGTGATGGGCGACGTGGCGCTGATCCACGCGCGAATGCGCTTGTCGGGTCAGCTCGCGCCCGACGGGACCGAGGCGCAGGCGCGCACGACGATCCTGTCCTTCGTCCTGCACCGCGACGCGGAATGCTGGCATGCCGTCGCCGCCCAGAACACCGACGTCGTTCCCGGCGCCGAAACCCATCTTTCGACGGACGGAAAACTGTCGCCACGCGACTACCGTGCGTGA
- a CDS encoding VOC family protein: protein MIAGLHHLQLAIPEGGEDAARGFYAGVLGLTEVPKPAALRGRGGLWFEGPGLQLHLGVDHPFRPATKAHPGLRVDDLDAATCHLDAQGVSWRRDIDLPGLRRVYVDDPHGNRIELLELV from the coding sequence GTGATCGCGGGGCTCCACCACCTGCAACTGGCGATCCCCGAGGGCGGGGAGGATGCGGCGCGCGGCTTCTACGCCGGCGTGCTGGGCCTGACCGAGGTGCCCAAGCCCGCGGCGCTGCGCGGTCGCGGCGGGCTTTGGTTCGAGGGGCCGGGCCTGCAACTTCATCTGGGCGTCGACCATCCGTTTCGGCCCGCGACGAAGGCGCATCCCGGACTCCGCGTCGACGACCTGGATGCCGCCACATGCCACTTGGACGCGCAGGGCGTGTCCTGGCGCCGCGACATCGACCTGCCGGGCCTGCGCCGCGTCTATGTCGACGATCCGCATGGCAATCGAATCGAGTTGCTGGAGCTTGTCTGA
- the cobJ gene encoding precorrin-3B C(17)-methyltransferase — translation MALTPIVLCLNSAGEDTARRVAEALDCPLHGRADRTGADVTFPDALIHIRDLFAAGHPIIGICASGILIRAVAPMLVDKTTEPPVISVADDGRVVVPLLGGHRGANRLARTVADALGGVAAVTTAGDVALGVALDEPPAGYVLANPEDAKPVMAALLSGGGARMTGEALFDLPRGDAVEIAVTETAEPGGSARLVYHPLRHTLGVGCARDADPAELWENVQAVLAEAGIAPGAVSSVNTLDLKLDEPAMNALAARLDRPLRAFAADELARIEVPNPSDVVRAEVGTPSVAEAAALAAGGGEIVVAKRKTANTTAALACAADPVTSHKGRPRGRVSIVGIGPGQSGWRTPEASRLIAEAEELVGYGLYIDLLGPLAAGKPRADFPLGGEEARCRHALERAGEGQNVALICSGDAGIYAMGALVFELMARTDDSAVTDAARRVEIVCTPGVSALQAAAARAGAPLGHDFCAISLSDLLTPREDIVRRLRAAAEGDFVIAFYNPVSKRRRDLLPMARDILLEHRPHDTPVLLATSLGRPEEHLRYRSLDAVDVDEIDMMTVVLVGSSNTRLVRTGDGKRMFTPRGYARKMTGGDLA, via the coding sequence ATGGCTCTGACCCCCATCGTCCTGTGTCTCAACTCCGCGGGCGAGGACACGGCCCGCCGCGTTGCCGAAGCCCTCGATTGCCCCCTTCACGGCCGCGCGGACCGGACCGGGGCCGATGTCACGTTCCCCGATGCACTGATCCATATCCGCGACCTCTTCGCCGCAGGGCACCCGATCATCGGCATCTGCGCCAGCGGTATCCTGATCCGTGCGGTGGCCCCCATGCTGGTCGACAAGACCACGGAGCCGCCGGTCATCTCGGTCGCCGATGACGGTCGCGTCGTGGTCCCCCTTCTCGGTGGGCATCGGGGCGCCAACCGGCTGGCGCGGACCGTGGCCGACGCCTTGGGCGGGGTCGCCGCCGTCACAACCGCGGGCGACGTGGCCCTTGGCGTGGCACTGGACGAGCCGCCGGCGGGCTACGTGCTCGCCAACCCGGAGGACGCCAAGCCCGTGATGGCGGCGCTCCTCTCCGGCGGCGGCGCGCGGATGACGGGCGAGGCCCTGTTCGACCTGCCGCGGGGCGACGCGGTCGAGATCGCCGTGACCGAAACCGCCGAGCCGGGCGGTTCCGCCAGGCTGGTCTACCATCCGCTGCGCCATACGCTCGGCGTCGGCTGCGCCCGCGATGCCGACCCGGCGGAGTTGTGGGAGAACGTGCAGGCCGTCCTGGCCGAAGCGGGCATCGCGCCCGGTGCCGTGTCCAGCGTCAACACGCTGGACCTGAAGCTGGACGAGCCGGCGATGAACGCGCTCGCCGCCCGACTGGATCGCCCCCTCCGCGCCTTCGCGGCCGACGAACTGGCGCGGATCGAGGTGCCGAACCCGTCCGACGTGGTCCGGGCGGAGGTCGGCACGCCTTCGGTCGCCGAGGCCGCCGCGCTGGCCGCGGGCGGAGGCGAGATCGTCGTGGCCAAGCGCAAGACCGCGAACACCACCGCCGCGCTCGCCTGTGCCGCCGACCCGGTCACCAGCCATAAGGGCCGCCCGCGCGGGCGGGTCAGCATCGTCGGCATCGGCCCGGGCCAGTCCGGCTGGCGCACGCCCGAAGCCTCGCGGCTGATCGCCGAGGCCGAGGAACTTGTCGGCTATGGCCTATACATCGACCTGCTGGGCCCGCTGGCGGCCGGCAAGCCGCGTGCCGACTTTCCGCTGGGGGGCGAGGAGGCGCGCTGTCGTCACGCGCTGGAGCGGGCGGGCGAGGGACAGAACGTCGCGCTGATCTGTTCGGGCGATGCGGGGATCTACGCCATGGGTGCGCTGGTGTTCGAACTGATGGCGCGGACCGATGACAGCGCGGTGACGGACGCGGCACGGCGCGTGGAGATCGTCTGCACCCCCGGCGTCAGCGCCCTGCAGGCCGCAGCGGCCCGCGCGGGCGCCCCGCTGGGCCATGATTTCTGCGCCATCTCGCTGTCGGACCTGCTGACGCCGCGCGAGGATATCGTCCGGCGCCTGCGCGCCGCGGCCGAGGGCGATTTCGTCATCGCCTTCTACAACCCGGTGTCGAAGCGCCGCCGCGACCTGCTGCCGATGGCCCGCGACATCCTGCTGGAGCACCGCCCCCACGACACGCCCGTCCTGCTGGCCACCTCGCTGGGACGGCCCGAGGAGCATCTGCGCTATCGCAGCCTCGACGCGGTGGACGTGGACGAGATCGACATGATGACCGTCGTCCTGGTCGGATCGTCCAACACACGGCTCGTGCGCACCGGCGACGGCAAGCGGATGTTCACGCCGCGCGGCTATGCCCGCAAGATGACCGGCGGAGATCTGGCATGA
- the rplT gene encoding 50S ribosomal protein L20, whose amino-acid sequence MSRVTSGKVTHARHKKVLTAAKGYYGRRSTTFKVAAQAVDKANQYATRDRKNRKRNFRALWIQRINAAVRAHDAEMTYSRFINALSKAGIEVDRKVLADLAVHEPDAFAAIVDQAKAAA is encoded by the coding sequence ATGAGCCGCGTAACCTCCGGTAAGGTCACCCACGCCCGCCACAAGAAGGTCCTGACCGCTGCGAAGGGCTATTACGGCCGTCGCTCGACTACCTTCAAGGTCGCCGCCCAGGCCGTCGACAAGGCGAACCAGTACGCCACGCGCGACCGTAAGAACCGCAAGCGCAACTTCCGCGCCCTGTGGATCCAGCGGATCAACGCCGCCGTCCGCGCCCACGATGCCGAGATGACGTATTCGCGCTTCATCAACGCGCTGTCGAAGGCCGGGATCGAGGTCGACCGCAAGGTCCTGGCCGACCTCGCCGTGCACGAGCCCGATGCGTTCGCTGCGATCGTCGATCAGGCCAAGGCCGCCGCGTAA
- the cbiE gene encoding precorrin-6y C5,15-methyltransferase (decarboxylating) subunit CbiE codes for MADAPWLHIVGIGEDGLDGLTPATRAVVEAAEIIVGGDRHHTLSDRVTARRVAWPSPFDALIGTLEAFRGQRVVVLATGDPLWFSVGARIGRAIPAGQIAYHPQLSAFQLAAARMGWSMADLETLTVHGRPVHQMIAFIQPDARLLILTTGAETPGQIAKFLAERGFGQSRMTVLANMGGPSESRFDGIAETWDHEVPAFNTLAVDCIAAPDAALLPRVPGLADDLFRSDGTMTKREVRAATLAKLMPMRGALLWDIGTGSGSVAIEWMRAARSARAIGIEPRADRRAMAAENALALGAPRLDLRDGKVPEAIADLPAPDAVFIGGGLSERVFDAAHAALKPLGRLVANAVTLESEQVLIALHEKHGGELVRIGVERAEPVGRFRGWRPSMGVTQWSLVKR; via the coding sequence ATGGCTGACGCCCCGTGGCTCCACATCGTCGGCATCGGCGAGGACGGCCTCGACGGCTTGACCCCCGCCACCCGCGCCGTGGTGGAGGCCGCCGAGATCATCGTCGGCGGCGACCGCCACCACACCTTGTCCGACCGCGTGACCGCGCGCCGCGTCGCCTGGCCCAGTCCGTTCGACGCGCTCATCGGCACGCTGGAAGCCTTTCGCGGCCAGCGGGTCGTCGTCCTCGCCACCGGCGATCCGTTGTGGTTCAGCGTCGGCGCCCGCATCGGCCGCGCCATCCCCGCGGGCCAGATCGCCTATCACCCGCAGCTCTCGGCCTTCCAACTCGCCGCGGCCCGCATGGGCTGGTCCATGGCCGATCTGGAGACGCTCACCGTCCATGGCCGCCCGGTCCATCAGATGATCGCCTTTATCCAGCCCGACGCGCGTCTCCTGATCCTGACGACCGGCGCGGAGACCCCTGGCCAGATCGCGAAATTCCTGGCCGAGCGCGGCTTCGGCCAGTCCCGCATGACCGTCCTCGCCAACATGGGCGGCCCGTCCGAGTCGCGCTTCGACGGCATTGCCGAGACTTGGGATCACGAGGTCCCCGCCTTCAACACGCTCGCCGTCGACTGCATCGCCGCCCCCGATGCGGCATTGCTGCCGCGGGTCCCGGGCCTCGCGGACGACCTCTTCCGCAGCGACGGCACCATGACCAAGCGCGAGGTCCGCGCCGCCACGCTGGCCAAGCTGATGCCGATGCGCGGCGCGCTCCTGTGGGACATCGGAACCGGCTCCGGCTCGGTCGCGATCGAATGGATGCGCGCCGCCCGGTCCGCCCGCGCCATCGGCATCGAACCCCGTGCCGACCGCCGCGCCATGGCGGCCGAGAACGCGCTGGCCCTGGGCGCCCCCCGCCTCGACCTGCGCGACGGAAAGGTCCCCGAAGCCATCGCAGACCTGCCCGCGCCCGATGCCGTCTTCATCGGCGGCGGCCTGTCGGAGAGGGTCTTCGACGCCGCCCATGCCGCGCTGAAACCGCTGGGCCGGCTGGTCGCCAACGCGGTGACCCTTGAATCGGAGCAGGTCCTGATCGCGCTCCACGAGAAGCATGGCGGCGAGCTTGTGCGGATCGGCGTCGAACGCGCCGAACCGGTCGGGCGCTTCCGCGGCTGGCGCCCGTCGATGGGCGTCACGCAATGGTCGCTGGTCAAGCGATGA
- the pyk gene encoding pyruvate kinase, with protein MRRHRNVKIVATLGPASSDYDTIRALFEAGADVFRLNMSHGDHEDIRSRHNIIRDIERDTGRPICILADLQGPKLRCGAFEGDSAEIEEGQSFRFDLDDAPGDSTRVQLPHKEIFEALTPGSTLLVNDGKLRLRVEECGDDFADCTVVTGGTISNRKGVNVPDVVLPLAALSEKDRKDLEFVCGLGVDWLALSFVQRAADVEEARELAQGRAAILSKIEKPAAVEAFQEILDVSDGIMVARGDLGVECPVQAVPPIQKRLIRQCRAAAKPVIVATQMLESMIDSPMPTRAEVSDVATAIYEGTDAIMLSAESAAGSYPIEAVRTMNAVAEQVEGDGTYREIIEASRSSVLTSTADGIVAAAREIAETTDIKAICCFSHSGSTALKISRERPRVPIIALTPITETARRMVLSWGCHCVLTQTVERFKFAVVSAVRATKAAGFAEGTDQVVVMAGIPFNVPGSTNILRVAPCDERQIFGAEAD; from the coding sequence ATGAGACGCCATCGCAACGTCAAGATCGTCGCAACCCTCGGCCCCGCCTCCAGCGACTACGACACCATCCGCGCGCTGTTCGAGGCCGGCGCGGACGTGTTCCGGCTGAACATGAGCCACGGGGATCACGAGGATATCCGGTCGCGCCACAACATCATCCGCGATATCGAGCGGGATACGGGCCGGCCGATCTGCATCCTGGCCGACCTGCAGGGGCCCAAGCTGCGCTGCGGCGCCTTCGAGGGGGATTCGGCGGAGATCGAGGAGGGCCAGTCCTTCCGCTTCGACCTGGATGACGCGCCGGGGGATTCGACGCGCGTGCAATTGCCACACAAGGAAATCTTCGAGGCGCTCACGCCGGGGTCGACGCTTCTGGTCAACGACGGCAAGCTGCGCCTCAGGGTCGAGGAATGCGGCGACGACTTCGCCGATTGCACCGTCGTGACCGGCGGCACGATATCGAACCGCAAGGGCGTGAACGTGCCCGACGTCGTCCTGCCGCTGGCGGCCCTGTCCGAGAAGGATCGCAAGGATCTGGAGTTCGTCTGCGGACTGGGCGTCGATTGGCTGGCATTGTCCTTCGTGCAACGCGCCGCCGACGTGGAGGAGGCGCGCGAACTCGCCCAGGGCCGCGCCGCGATCCTGTCGAAGATCGAGAAACCCGCCGCGGTCGAGGCCTTCCAGGAAATCCTGGACGTGTCCGACGGCATCATGGTGGCGCGCGGCGACCTAGGCGTGGAGTGTCCCGTGCAGGCCGTCCCCCCGATCCAGAAACGTCTGATCCGCCAGTGCCGCGCGGCTGCCAAGCCGGTCATCGTGGCCACCCAGATGCTGGAATCGATGATCGACAGCCCGATGCCCACCCGGGCGGAGGTGTCGGATGTCGCGACCGCCATCTACGAGGGGACGGACGCGATCATGCTCTCCGCCGAATCCGCCGCCGGGTCCTACCCGATCGAGGCGGTCCGCACGATGAACGCCGTCGCCGAACAGGTGGAGGGCGACGGCACCTATCGCGAGATCATCGAGGCGAGCCGGTCCTCCGTGCTGACTTCGACGGCCGACGGCATCGTCGCCGCCGCGCGCGAGATCGCCGAGACGACCGACATCAAGGCGATCTGCTGCTTCTCGCATTCCGGCTCGACCGCGCTCAAGATCAGCCGCGAGCGTCCGCGCGTCCCGATCATCGCGCTGACCCCGATTACGGAAACGGCGCGGCGGATGGTTCTGTCCTGGGGGTGTCACTGCGTGCTGACGCAGACGGTCGAACGCTTCAAGTTCGCCGTCGTCTCGGCCGTGCGCGCGACCAAGGCCGCGGGCTTCGCCGAGGGGACGGATCAGGTCGTCGTGATGGCCGGCATCCCGTTCAACGTCCCGGGGTCCACCAACATCCTGCGCGTCGCACCCTGCGACGAACGCCAGATTTTCGGGGCCGAGGCCGACTGA
- a CDS encoding N-formylglutamate amidohydrolase produces the protein MPVPPVQIVNPDATGRWVVTCDHATNRVPPEVAGGDLGIAPADMARHIAWDVGAAGVTRHLAARLGGTAVLSDFSRLVIDPNRGEDDPTLLMRLYDGTIIPANRHSDATERERRLELFHRPYHHALAEVLAARDDPVICSIHSFTPQLRNRPPRPWQVGVLFAGDRRLSDPLIARLEADGSLCVGINEPYGGHLPGDAMDRHALSTGRLHVLIELRNDLISDDGGQRHWAERLAPFLEAALEDVRDDPDG, from the coding sequence ATGCCCGTCCCGCCCGTCCAGATCGTGAACCCCGATGCCACCGGCCGCTGGGTCGTCACCTGCGACCACGCGACCAACCGCGTCCCCCCCGAGGTGGCCGGTGGCGACTTGGGCATCGCGCCCGCCGACATGGCGCGTCACATCGCGTGGGATGTCGGCGCCGCCGGCGTCACCCGGCATCTGGCCGCACGACTGGGGGGAACCGCCGTCCTGTCGGATTTCTCGCGCCTCGTGATCGACCCGAACCGGGGCGAGGACGACCCGACCCTTCTGATGCGGCTTTATGACGGCACGATCATTCCGGCCAACCGCCATTCTGACGCGACCGAGCGGGAGCGGCGGCTGGAACTGTTCCACCGCCCCTATCACCACGCCCTGGCCGAGGTTCTGGCCGCCCGGGACGATCCGGTCATCTGTTCGATCCACAGCTTCACGCCGCAGTTGCGGAACCGTCCGCCGCGTCCCTGGCAGGTCGGCGTGCTGTTCGCCGGCGACCGCCGCCTGTCGGACCCGCTCATCGCGCGGCTCGAGGCCGATGGCAGCCTCTGCGTGGGGATAAACGAGCCCTATGGCGGTCATCTGCCGGGCGATGCGATGGACCGGCACGCACTGTCCACCGGACGGCTGCATGTCTTGATCGAGCTGCGCAACGACCTCATCTCGGATGATGGAGGGCAGCGTCACTGGGCCGAGCGCCTCGCCCCGTTCCTGGAAGCCGCATTGGAGGATGTTCGCGATGACCCAGATGGATGA
- a CDS encoding precorrin-8X methylmutase, which translates to MRPYERDSAAIYAASFATVRKEASLSRFPRDMAEIAVRVIHACGMVEIADRLDHSDDVAVSAIAALRRGAPVYADCEMVAAGVTRRLLPGTDIRCTLNDPRVPDLARDLGTTRSAAAVDLWDTGGAIVAIGNAPTALFRLLERLDEGAPKPAAILAFPVGFVGAAESKAELGLNPRATPYLTLRGRRGGSAMASAAVNAIGILAGGGMQ; encoded by the coding sequence ATGCGTCCCTATGAACGCGACTCTGCCGCCATCTACGCCGCCAGCTTCGCCACCGTCCGCAAGGAGGCGTCCCTCTCCCGCTTCCCCCGGGACATGGCCGAGATCGCGGTCCGCGTCATCCACGCCTGCGGCATGGTCGAGATCGCCGACCGGCTGGATCACAGCGACGACGTCGCCGTCTCCGCCATCGCCGCCCTGCGCCGGGGCGCCCCCGTCTATGCCGATTGCGAAATGGTCGCCGCCGGCGTCACGCGCCGCCTGCTGCCCGGCACCGACATCCGCTGCACGCTGAACGATCCGCGCGTGCCCGACCTCGCCCGCGACCTCGGCACCACCCGTTCCGCCGCCGCCGTCGACCTGTGGGACACGGGCGGCGCCATCGTTGCCATCGGCAACGCGCCCACGGCGCTGTTCCGCCTCCTCGAACGCCTCGACGAGGGCGCGCCGAAACCGGCCGCGATCCTCGCTTTTCCCGTGGGCTTCGTCGGCGCCGCCGAGAGCAAGGCCGAACTCGGCCTCAACCCTCGCGCCACCCCCTACCTCACCCTGCGCGGCCGCCGCGGCGGCAGCGCCATGGCGAGTGCGGCGGTCAACGCCATCGGCATTCTCGCCGGCGGGGGCATGCAGTGA
- a CDS encoding D-amino-acid transaminase, with protein sequence MRTVYVNGEFLPEDQARISIFDRGFLFADGVYEVTSVLGGKLVDFPGHAARLTRSLDALDMRSPVPEEDLLAIHRDLIARNGIEDGLVYLQVTRGAADRDFLYPPDDTPPTLVLFTQAKPGLADNPLARTGMSVITIPDRRWGRRDIKTVQLLYPSMGKMMARAEGADDAWMVEDGHVTEGTSNNAYIVKDGTIVTRQLGEEILHGITRRAVLGFAREAQMRVEERPFTVEEARAADEAFITSASSFVTPVVRIDGTAVGDGTPGPVAARLREIYMEESRKAAI encoded by the coding sequence ATGCGCACCGTCTACGTGAACGGAGAGTTCCTGCCCGAGGATCAGGCCCGCATCAGCATCTTCGATCGCGGGTTCCTATTCGCCGACGGCGTCTATGAGGTGACGAGCGTCCTCGGTGGCAAGCTCGTCGATTTTCCGGGTCATGCCGCGCGCCTGACGCGGTCGCTGGATGCGCTCGACATGCGCAGCCCCGTACCCGAGGAGGATCTTCTGGCAATCCACCGCGATCTGATCGCGCGCAACGGCATCGAGGACGGCCTGGTCTATCTGCAGGTCACGCGTGGCGCGGCCGACCGGGATTTCCTCTATCCGCCCGATGACACGCCGCCGACCCTCGTTCTGTTCACGCAGGCGAAGCCCGGTCTGGCGGACAACCCTTTGGCCCGGACGGGCATGTCCGTGATCACGATCCCCGACCGCCGTTGGGGTCGTCGCGACATCAAGACGGTCCAGCTCCTCTATCCCAGCATGGGCAAGATGATGGCCCGGGCCGAGGGGGCGGACGACGCTTGGATGGTCGAGGACGGGCACGTGACCGAAGGGACCTCGAACAACGCCTATATCGTCAAGGACGGCACCATCGTCACACGGCAGTTGGGCGAAGAGATCCTGCATGGCATCACCCGCAGGGCGGTCCTGGGGTTCGCCCGCGAGGCACAGATGCGCGTCGAGGAACGCCCGTTCACGGTAGAGGAGGCCCGCGCGGCGGACGAGGCCTTCATCACCTCGGCCTCCAGCTTCGTGACGCCCGTGGTGCGGATCGATGGGACCGCGGTCGGGGATGGCACCCCCGGCCCGGTGGCGGCGCGGCTGCGCGAGATCTATATGGAGGAGAGCCGGAAGGCGGCCATCTAA